The Rhododendron vialii isolate Sample 1 chromosome 1a, ASM3025357v1 region TTTCAACCTACCCATCATATCTGATTCTAAATTAATCCCAATCCATGTCCATTTCCTCCCCCAacaattctatttttttcaacatcaccCCCATTAATTCGGATCCCCTTTGATCTAGGCTTTAATTATTCCCTACCTTTAAGCAAACACaaagacagacagacagacagacacAAATAGTTACTACATCCCCTCCCCCCCTCgcccctctttttctctctctctcatctgacACTGCTTCCCGCAGGGTCACGCATGACATTCCGCGTCGCCCCGCGACCACCATGCCAGCCTCGTCAGCGTCGTCGGCTCACCGCCCGGAGGACCTGATCTCGCGGCTGAGCTCCGCCGCCGCCGAAGACGGCGGCAAGCTCAAGGCCCTGAGGGAGCTCAAGAACCAGATCATCGGCAACCGGACCAAGAAGCTCTCCTACATCAAGCTCGGCGCCGTCCCCTCCGTCGTCTCCATCctctcctccacctcctccgcTGCGGCGGAAGACGATGCCTCGTCGGCCTCCCTCCTCGTGCAATCGGCCGCCGCCGTCGGGAGCTTCGCCTGCGGCCTCGATGCCGGCGTCAAGGCCGTTCTCGACGCCGGTGCTTTCCCTCACCTCTTGAGTCTTATCTCTCATCCCAATAACAAGGtaattttgatcaatttgacGCGGTTGAACTCTGTtaggttatttatttttattttgtatcatTAGCAGTAAGTTCATGATAATTAGATCAATCTGGATAACCAAACTATGGACATTCACATGTTTATGAATTGTGATTAATTGGTTTGGTATTGTTTTATCATAATCTGCGATGTAACTTGATTGGGGCCTGAGCTGCAAATATTTCTGTTTTAAATTGGCGTTTTGTTAGTTGATTGAATGGTTAATGAGTGAATTGAGAAGGGGAGACTATTGTGAGGGTGGTTTAAGATTGGGGATAATCAACGGGACATTTGAAGGATGTTAAAACATGAGGAAGCATACCTGCATTTGCTTGGTCATGTTTTAGAGTGTTAGGAAATGTCATGTGGTGAGTTTTGGGTAATTACTTCGGGGAAGTTTGTGGATTATATGAACCTTTCTTTCAATGatgtttgatttggaaaatatgGACTACATGACTACAATTCTCCGTTCTAACAGGAAGTGTTCTTAGTAGAAAATAACCATTCAAGCTTAAAGGTTTATAGATGGGTGAAAGGCCAGAAGAGGTCAAAGTGGTCAATGGGGCGGAACTTGGAGTAGCTGACATAGTGATGTGATGAGGGATGGCCAATAATATTATTTGGCAGTTCTTCTTCCTTTTGCTTTTACATATTCATGGTTTAAAAAGAATACAGAAAACAAGCTATACAAGGAAATTTGCCCAGCTATCATTTTTTGTTCAAGAGAAAAATGACAGAATGTGATGGTGTATGAGAAATTCGGACCTAAAGCAAGTGCTCATTGAAAATGTGGGTGATGAAAAAAGGAATAGAATATCTCCTACTTCCAGTAATTACTGCTCTCTGAACATTGTTGTCCTCTTTAACTGTGAAATTGCTAACTACCATGACAGACCCTTGGTTCACTCCAAGGGGCCATGGCTTCCCTGCACTTCTGAATACACTGCTATATAAGTGGGGAAATGATGTAGGACAGAATTGTTGAGGATTAAagatgatcaaaacaaaaagaaattggCCTGTTTTGAGGCTGTGAACAGTGGACGCGAATAGTGAAGAGAAGACAACAGGAGAAGAAGGGTTTTAAGAAGATAGTCTAGGCCTCACACCTAGGTTACCAAAGGCATCACACCTAAGGCCTCTTTAGCATCACGCCAAAGAATGggattgcatcacacaatcttAGAAGCTTAAAGCTGTTGtaaattcttcttcttattaattttttgatccTCGTAAATTCTTATTCATTCAATCATAATTCAAGCTATTGAGATTACATAAGTTATATAGTCTCCATAACATGTGTGAAAGCAAATGACTATTCCTATTTCCAAGAGGTATATGACTATATGTAGAATGAATGTGTGTGAATGCAAAAAACTATTCATTATCCAAAGATGGATGGATGGGATGAATGTGTTTTCAAGGGTTGCATGCATTAAATATGTGGTCAAACTTCCCTAAATGAAAAGTCACAAGGCTAATGAAATGTCACAACCTTTAGacctgttcggtttgggttttgaggaaggttttgtgagtaatgagtggagagaggtagatagagaaaatttattggagaccgtgccCAGAAGTTTTGagatcccaaaacgaacaaggccttcCAGCCAATGTCTAGTTAAATCCCAAGTAGGCCCTACATCATCTAGCATCCGCCAAATCAAGGCTTGGACCTCAGAACCATCCAATCCACGCCTTTTATAGACTGTTATTGGGTGCTGCCATTTTCCATCAGTAAATCTTCCCATTAGAGACATGGGGCCCCTTGTTTGCTTCTAATCACCTccatttttcttcctcttttgctGATCTTGCCTCGCTTTTCATGTGTAAATACATACCTTTCATCAACCTCTAAACAAACGTGCAAAGAAATAGTACAACTTATGGAGCATAAAAATGAGGAGAAGTGGAAATGTAGGTGAGGGACACAAATGTGGAACATAAAGATCTAGAAACATAAATGCTAACTTGCTAAGTATGAGGGGCATAGAAGAGAAGAATATAAGAAGATTAAAAGAAATTTCAGTTATCCACTATTAAAATCACTTGAAACTTATTTCTTTGGAACCAAAGTGACACAAGTGCAAGAAAATAAAGGGACATGATTTTTTGTAGAAAATATTTAAGAAGAAAACATAAGAGGAAGTTTTGCCTTATTAATGACTCAGGCTCCATTCCAGaaaccttattaaaaaataagcagtttatatcacattttcaaactcaaaaataatgtaaatgaaaaataattttttattaattttttttgcatcgtataaatgATCTCAtggagatctttcaaacaagatccatattgcatatttttagatttcaataagtctataatttttgagcttaaaattgccttcttaaaaaataagaactttttttggtttctggAACGGACCCTCATTCATTTACAACCAAAGTGACATGAacggaagaaaagaaagagacaaGACTTTTTGTGGATATTTGATGGTATATTTAGAGAGAGGTGAAGATTGATTCTGAAAAGGACGTGTGGCGATTTACAAAGAATCACAAGACGTGATGGCACTTTTTACGAGTTTACCCATGAGCTTTCACTTGTACATTATGCGATATGATATGGTATTATATGAATTTCATTCTATGGTGGATCATGCGATTGGTTGTTAAAAGGAAATAACAGCCATACTTAGGAGAAGGAGAACCCGAAGAACAATAATTGTGTTGTGAGAAGAGTATGACATGGAAGTTAAAGAACTTTTGTAGTAACATGTTCATGTTGCTGTAGTTGCTATGATTCTTTCCATATTTATCAACCACCctcttttaattagttttttttcctcttgaaaGCTACCCTAAGTTCCTAACTAATCAGAAAGAATCCCTTGCAACAGCCCCTATTCAATTGTGTTGTCTTAGAAGACAACGGTGCTTGAACCCAATTagaaaccaaacactggttccGTCATTACTTGGACTTTAAATGTATTAAAGTATTGCCATTATCACAAGCATGTCAACCAAAAAATTACTGTATATATTTAGTGATCATCTTTGCTTGTAGAAGTTTGTAAAGCAATTTTTGATTGGGATTCCAATGGGGAGAGAAAATTCTTTGAAACTGAGCGGCCTTGAAGTTCCTTTGAAAGTTAAATTTTGAGGGTCACAGAGTAGCATTTGAAATTGAATGGCCATTGAACAACTCGTAGCTAATTTGAATCTTGCTTGAGATCATTTTCCAACTCATGAAAAGCAACTTGTATCAGAAAAGGTCGTTTCGAATAGGATGTTAATAATTGAAGTGAAGTTTTGATAGGTGCATAAATGTGccaaataatatttttggtacgaaaacgACAGACCAAGTTTGCTGGATTTTGATAACCGTCTGTGGTCTTGTATATGCATTGACTGTTTTCGTCAAGACTTCAAATCGTACCTAGAATAAGACCTGTTAGATTATCAACAGTTATGTAGCATAGCATCATATGATTGAAACATGTAatttccgaagtaccaaaaaaatatgattgaaaCATGTAATCTAAACAATTATTTGCGCCATTTTGGTTGTGCTCTGTGGTAAAGACTGGTGGTGCAGTGGTAAAAACTCAGCCCATTTACCTTAAGGTCATGGGTTCGAGTATAAGCACAACCACTTTGTGTATTATTACCAAAGGTTAGGCTTGTCCACAACATTTCCCCTTCCCAAACACCCGTTAGTGGGTACCAACTGggtgttgttttttgtttttggttgtgCTCAATCATTTAACCTTTGATGCATTGGAAAGTTAAACATACAGCACTTTTGTTCTACTCTTATTTAATTTATATCCAAGTGCTTAAATCGCTGATATTCGATATTGCCTCGTGCAAGTGTTCATCTATTTTATCCCGAATGTTGGTTGTATTGTACTTCTGTTCTACAGGTTGTGGATGCCGGTGCTCGTTCTCTTAAAATGATATACCAATCGAAACTGGCTCCAAAGTACGATTTTCTTGAAGAGAAAAACATGGAGTTTCTTATTTCACTGTTGAACAATGAGAATGAAAATGTTACCGGACTTGGTGCAAGTATCATATCACATTCTTGTGAGACAAATGTTGAGCAGAAGGAGTTGAGTGACGCTGGGGTCTTGAAGAGGCTTATTAGTCTCCTTGGAGGTTCTCTCTGCGAGAGAGATGCTAGTTTAGAGTCTCTAGCGACAGTATTCAAGGGAAATCCTGAAGTTGTCTCGATGTTTTTGGGACCTGGAAGTGAAAGGGCATTGAGTGCTGTAACTGAGTTAACAAAAGATCGGTATCCTCGGACAAGATTGCTCGCCTGCATGTGCTTGATTACCATAAGGAACGCATCTCCTTGCTATCTGCAAGATGGAGGacaaaaaaccaaattaatGTTGATATTACTTGAGCTTCTTGATGATCCTGGTCAAGTTGGAGACGAAGCTGCGTTTGCTTTGTCTAGTTTAATTGCAGAAAAGGAGGATCTACAACAGTTAGCATTTGAAGCAAATGTTGTTAATAAACTTTGCAACCACTTGCAGAAAGGTCCGTTACAAGCCAAACGAATTCAAGGTATATTGTTGGCATTGGCTGATCTATGCTCAAAGTTGGAAAGCTGCAGGTCTAGGCTCTTATCATTGCAGGTCTGTCATTTCATGGAATGGATAAACTTGCAAATGTCACGATATTGTATGCACTATGCTgtagttttggttatttatcTATTCGTTGTAGGAGCAACAAAGAAGTTAGCAATTCGACCTCTTTAAGTTCCTTATGGCCTAGAAAAATTTTATCTTTAGGGCCACATTCGCACTCCAAATCATCTTGTGAGGATCAAAAGTGGTGGTACCCTTGAATCATCGCCGATAGCATCATCTAGAGAAATACAAGAAAAGTCTCCGGAAGAATGAATGGACCACTTTCTTttacaaatttattttatttgtgtttattAGATGGTAGCTTTTGATGTTATTTTCTGTACTGTAACTGGTTAAGGCTATTGTGGTAGCCACCAGAGCAAGCAGCTTGGATCTTGATCTAACTCGTGAAACTTCTCAAGTACTTGGTTTTAACCGCTTATTGATGGATAATGACGTAGACCACCCTCTGCACTAAAAATACACATCCTATGGCTTATAAGATTACGAGCTACTATGAAAACCATAATTAGCTCTACCATTTGAAGTTTTCATCATTTCTCCATGCCACTTAAAGGCTTTGTAATGACCTAATTGCAAATTGACCACTTGCTCTGGTTATCTAAAAGATCTAAAATTCTGTGTATCTGATTGCTTTATTAACGGTTGTAGCGGATTGAAGTGTACAGTCTTGCTCATATAATTATCGTCTGTTGCTGCTGATGCAAATTTAGCTCTGTTAAATACAGATTTAAACAAATTGTCTGATGAATGAATGTGGGTGTTTGGTTAGCTTACCAATTGCTTTATAAATAATGGATTAGTTAGAAATGTGGTTTTCAAACTTGTGCAGAAAAACTTCCTTGGATTTACTGTCTGTCAGGCAATAGTAATATAAACAACTTATTATGTAATCAAATCAAATGAGTCGTGGTTTGTGTTTGAAAGTTAATGTGCATTAGTTTTTAATAGAACCTCCTACTTCTGAATATAGGTCTTGAACTTGGTTACTGATGCGCTAACTCATGAAAGTGCCGACGTACGTGCCGCGGCTTGCAGTTGTATGAAAAGTGTCTCTCGATCTGTCAAGGTTTGCAAAGCACCTGAATGATGATAGTTTTAATTTGCTTTTTGCCAATTACTAGCTTTGCTAACAGGTTATCATTCAGAATTTGAGTGCAGGTAGTTTTATGAATGAAGTCATTGTCATTCCATTGGTTCAGCTATTACATGATACTTCTACTTCTGTCCAGGTATGACTTTTATTTCTTCCAGATGATGACTTCCCCTCCATAAAATCATTTTGGTAACCG contains the following coding sequences:
- the LOC131333588 gene encoding uncharacterized protein LOC131333588, with the translated sequence MPASSASSAHRPEDLISRLSSAAAEDGGKLKALRELKNQIIGNRTKKLSYIKLGAVPSVVSILSSTSSAAAEDDASSASLLVQSAAAVGSFACGLDAGVKAVLDAGAFPHLLSLISHPNNKVVDAGARSLKMIYQSKLAPKYDFLEEKNMEFLISLLNNENENVTGLGASIISHSCETNVEQKELSDAGVLKRLISLLGGSLCERDASLESLATVFKGNPEVVSMFLGPGSERALSAVTELTKDRYPRTRLLACMCLITIRNASPCYLQDGGQKTKLMLILLELLDDPGQVGDEAAFALSSLIAEKEDLQQLAFEANVVNKLCNHLQKGPLQAKRIQGILLALADLCSKLESCRSRLLSLQVLNLVTDALTHESADVRAAACSCMKSVSRSVKNLSAGSFMNEVIVIPLVQLLHDTSTSVQVAALGAISNIVVEFSKHKSVFIQCGGVKQLVQLSKSMESAIRLNAVWALRNLMFLSDNRCKEGIFLELTASTLTSLICDPEPSVQEQALALVRNLVDGCVDSIEYVFLEDGLILHAIGRQVQSALKAEVLVQGMYVLSNVASGNEIHKEAVMHQLFPQDGSTTQPIMIKHLQNKNSQLRTAAAWALVNLTFPSNLGASSRVAKLRNAGVTSQLKNMVNDPCLDVKLRVKTALGQFMTFGDGSM